One window of Arvicola amphibius chromosome 6, mArvAmp1.2, whole genome shotgun sequence genomic DNA carries:
- the LOC121677229 gene encoding small cysteine and glycine repeat-containing protein 7-like encodes MQGAAGAMQGAAGAMQGAAGAMQGAAGAMQGAAGAMQGAAGAMQGAAGAIQGAAGAMQGAAGAMQGGYAGCCRGYAGCCRGYAGCCRGYAGCCRGYAGCCRGYAGCCRGWPISSLTHFPALGLQICATITSFPMGAEIRLM; translated from the coding sequence ATGCAGGGTGCTGCAGGGGCTATGCAGGGTGCTGCAGGGGCTATGCAGGGTGCTGCAGGGGCTATGCAAGGTGCTGCAGGGGCTATGCAGGGTGCTGCAGGGGCTATGCAGGGTGCTGCAGGGGCTATGCAGGGTGCTGCAGGGGCTATCCAGGGTGCTGCAGGGGCTATGCAGGGTGCTGCAGGGGCTATGCAGGGGGGCTATGCAGGGTGCTGCAGGGGCTATGCAGGGTGCTGCAGGGGCTATGCAGGGTGCTGCAGGGGCTATGCAGGGTGCTGCAGGGGCTATGCAGGGTGCTGCAGGGGCTATGCAGGGTGCTGCAGGGGTTGGCCTATCTCCTCTCTCACccacttcccagcactggggttacagatatgtgccaccatcaccagcTTTCCCATGGGTGCTGAGATCAGGCTTATGTAG